A genomic segment from Cyprinus carpio isolate SPL01 chromosome A4, ASM1834038v1, whole genome shotgun sequence encodes:
- the LOC122141681 gene encoding uncharacterized protein LOC122141681 — protein sequence MENEGAAVPTTSRTCVSTSQDPDLDSQETDNTPAAYVSEDLDFIVKGDCAIGDGVNRHILSTVMDNLQNGFLLDEDKGVKTLLFEGERDHLVPSTSKALLESDFFIVVGRIIGHCFLNQGPHFAGLSPAIMHVLFGGEPETATITELDCVDQDVREVLQLLEENSNFSEEQKAKILSVTLPWDLPGVTAENRWWLTEKILLHSVLGRTTQQVKQMRRGLKDTGVWEFF from the exons ATGGAAAATGAGGGTGCAGCTGTACCTACAACCAGTAGGACATGTGTCTCAACCTCACAGGATCCAGATTTGGACAGTCAGGAAACAG ATAATACACCTGCTGCTTATGTCTCGGAGGATTTAGATTTCATTGTTAAGG gggATTGTGCAATTGGAGATGGTGTGAACAGGCATATCCTCTCAACAGTGATGGACAACCTTCAAAATGGCTTTCTTCTTGATGAAGATAAAG gagtgAAAACTTTGCTCTTTGAGGGAGAGCGGGACCATCTTGTTCCTTCCACCTCTAAGGCGCTTTtggaaagtgatttttttattgtggttggTCGCATTATTGGACACTGTTTTTTGAACCAAGGCCCACATTTTGCTGGACTGAGCCCTGCAATTATGCACGTGCTATTCGGGGGAGAACCAGAGACCGCAACAATAACAGAATTGGACTGTGTGGACCAGGATGTCCGTGAAGTTTTACAGTTg TTGGAAGAAAACAGCAACTTCTCAGAGGAACAAAAGGCAAAAATTCTCTCGGTGACCCTCCCTTGGGATCTCCCCGGTGTTACAGCAGAAAACAGATGGTGGCTGACGGAGAAAATTCTTCTTCACTCT gtACTGGGAAGAACAACTCAGCAGGTTAAACAAATGAGGAGGGGTTTGAAAGACACCGGGGTCTGGGAATTTTTTTAG